A window of bacterium contains these coding sequences:
- the rplI gene encoding 50S ribosomal protein L9 gives MTDINVVLLENVKNVGLAGDVVNVSEGYARNYLFTNGLAAQATDGRVKEVEKKAAKKQEEQKMLLEEVQKQVDSIDGKTIPMKLKVGPEGQAFGSISAKDITVEIEKAIGTKLSKSVVRLKSPIKQIGETPVHLEFPHALEADVIVVVEGEEDKSAKIRA, from the coding sequence ATGACTGATATCAATGTAGTTTTGTTAGAAAACGTAAAAAATGTCGGATTGGCCGGCGATGTGGTTAATGTGAGCGAAGGATACGCACGTAATTATTTGTTTACTAATGGTTTAGCGGCACAAGCCACTGATGGACGTGTTAAGGAAGTTGAAAAGAAGGCTGCAAAGAAACAAGAGGAACAAAAGATGCTTTTAGAAGAAGTACAAAAACAAGTAGACTCTATTGATGGAAAAACAATCCCAATGAAGTTGAAAGTTGGTCCGGAAGGACAAGCGTTTGGTTCTATTTCCGCTAAGGATATTACGGTAGAAATTGAGAAGGCCATAGGAACCAAGTTGTCTAAAAGCGTTGTTCGTCTTAAGAGTCCAATTAAGCAAATCGGCGAAACGCCGGTGCATCTGGAATTTCCTCACGCACTCGAGGCGGACGTGATTGTTGTCGTCGAAGGTGAAGAAGATAAATCCGCGAAGATAAGGGCTTAG
- a CDS encoding S41 family peptidase, which translates to MTINFQKLHRIGYILLVVVAFFIGTSVGKNNLAPTANNASFTRPSIFSRELPRAISTDLINEVWEIVHKKYVSPIKDENLSDGILKGLVSGLDDPFSAYANKEETKQFAEELSGQFSGIGVEISIKNDLVTVVAPLKDSPAQKAGVKAGDYIIAIDDKIIKQDESITEIANRIRGPVGTEVKLKIIREKQDGTIEITIKRDNIVLKSVTLEIKDGIGIINLSVFHEDTAVKFKEIVKQLSQARVKGIVLDMRNDPGGVLDGAVEIAGHFLKTGDVVVKEIPIDPKKTVTHYSMGPGELNKIPTIVLLNGGSASASEILAGALRDNRGIKIIGEKSFGKGSVQEMISLSDGSSLRVTIAKWFMPKGDAIHEKGITPDIEVDDQDSTDKIDVQLDKAVGVLQTEIENSR; encoded by the coding sequence ATGACAATTAATTTCCAAAAACTACATCGTATTGGTTATATTTTATTAGTTGTAGTCGCTTTTTTTATTGGCACAAGTGTCGGCAAAAATAATCTCGCACCCACTGCCAACAATGCTTCATTTACACGGCCCAGCATTTTTTCTCGTGAATTACCCAGGGCGATTAGTACCGATTTAATCAATGAAGTATGGGAGATTGTTCACAAAAAATATGTCAGCCCGATCAAAGATGAAAATCTTTCGGATGGAATTTTAAAGGGTCTTGTTTCCGGATTAGACGATCCGTTTTCCGCCTACGCCAACAAGGAAGAAACAAAACAATTTGCCGAGGAACTTAGCGGTCAATTTTCCGGAATAGGCGTGGAAATTTCCATCAAAAACGATCTTGTGACAGTCGTGGCGCCGTTAAAAGATTCGCCGGCACAAAAAGCGGGCGTAAAGGCGGGCGACTACATCATCGCGATTGATGATAAAATAATTAAACAGGACGAATCGATCACGGAAATTGCCAATCGAATTCGCGGTCCCGTTGGTACGGAAGTAAAATTGAAAATTATTCGTGAAAAACAAGACGGAACGATTGAGATTACGATAAAGCGAGACAATATCGTGTTAAAAAGCGTCACGCTTGAGATAAAAGATGGCATCGGTATTATTAATTTGTCGGTTTTTCATGAAGATACGGCCGTAAAATTTAAGGAAATTGTAAAACAACTTTCGCAAGCGCGCGTAAAAGGAATTGTTTTGGATATGCGCAACGACCCGGGAGGAGTTTTGGATGGCGCCGTGGAAATCGCCGGCCACTTCCTAAAAACGGGAGACGTCGTGGTGAAGGAAATTCCTATTGATCCTAAAAAAACCGTCACCCATTATTCCATGGGTCCGGGGGAGCTGAACAAAATTCCAACCATTGTTTTATTGAATGGCGGGTCGGCGTCTGCGTCGGAAATTCTTGCGGGGGCCTTGCGGGATAATCGTGGAATTAAAATCATCGGTGAAAAATCTTTTGGAAAAGGTTCGGTTCAGGAAATGATCAGCCTTAGCGATGGCTCCAGTCTGCGCGTGACGATTGCCAAATGGTTTATGCCAAAAGGCGACGCCATTCATGAAAAAGGCATCACGCCCGACATTGAAGTTGATGACCAAGATTCAACGGACAAAATTGACGTGCAATTGGATAAGGCGGTTGGCGTTCTACAAACTGAGATAGAAAATTCTCGATAG
- the aspS gene encoding aspartate--tRNA ligase, whose product MTTKTSIRTHDCGALRKEQVGETVNLAGWVNTRRDHGGVIFIDLRDRYGITQLTFRQESGKEIFELGNKLRNEYVIKISGEVTARPANMINKNLSTGEIEIEVKSAEILSTCENLPFEIAGESNANEEIRLKYRFLDLRHRRLQDLLKRRDELITYIRQYMHKNDFTEVQTPILTNSSPEGARDFLVPSRLYPGKFYALPQAPQQFKQLLMVAGFDRYFQIAPCFRDEDPRADRHPGEFYQLDMEMSFVEQEDVFQMIEPLMIELTNEFSEKTVLQAPFPRITWHDAMNTYGIDKPDLRYDLKIYDVSEMVKDCGFKVFSDVIKNDGVVKMLHVTGGAKFTRSEIDGLTEKARASGANGLAYILIKDGKPASPIDKYLGEDLTKKLIEKAGAVDGDGLFFGAGEWLKTCSSLGQVRIATADLLGLKDPKKAAWCWVVDFPMYEFNKEENKIDFSHNPFSMPQGGMKALNEQDPLKILAYQYDFVLNGFEISSGAIRNHEPEIMYKAFEIAGYTKEEVEKRFGGMISAFKFGAPPHGGCAPGIDRLMMVLWDMTSIRDIYAFPKNGKAQDAMMSAPSEVSEKQLKELHIAVTLPKANDN is encoded by the coding sequence ATGACTACCAAAACTTCCATTCGCACCCACGATTGTGGGGCCCTAAGAAAAGAGCAGGTCGGTGAAACGGTAAATTTGGCCGGTTGGGTGAATACTCGCCGTGATCACGGCGGCGTTATTTTTATTGATTTGCGAGATCGTTACGGTATAACCCAACTTACTTTTCGCCAAGAATCGGGAAAGGAAATTTTTGAACTGGGCAACAAGCTAAGAAATGAATATGTAATTAAAATTTCCGGCGAAGTCACGGCGCGTCCGGCAAATATGATTAATAAGAACCTTTCAACGGGTGAAATTGAGATTGAAGTAAAATCGGCGGAAATTTTGAGCACTTGCGAAAACCTGCCATTTGAAATTGCGGGCGAAAGCAATGCCAACGAAGAAATTCGTCTGAAATATCGTTTCCTTGATTTGCGACATCGACGACTGCAAGATTTATTAAAGCGTCGTGACGAATTGATTACATACATTCGACAATATATGCACAAAAATGACTTTACGGAAGTACAAACGCCGATTTTAACTAATTCATCCCCCGAAGGCGCCCGTGACTTTTTAGTACCCAGCCGGCTTTATCCGGGAAAATTTTATGCGCTACCGCAAGCGCCACAACAATTCAAGCAATTATTAATGGTGGCCGGTTTTGACCGTTATTTCCAAATCGCGCCGTGTTTCCGTGATGAAGATCCTCGGGCCGATCGGCATCCCGGAGAATTCTATCAACTCGATATGGAAATGAGTTTTGTGGAACAAGAAGACGTTTTTCAAATGATTGAGCCATTAATGATTGAACTCACAAATGAGTTTAGTGAAAAAACTGTTCTCCAGGCACCGTTTCCGCGCATTACCTGGCACGACGCGATGAATACATATGGGATTGATAAACCCGATCTACGTTATGATCTAAAAATTTACGATGTTTCGGAAATGGTAAAAGATTGCGGATTTAAAGTGTTTTCTGATGTTATAAAAAATGACGGCGTGGTAAAAATGTTGCATGTAACGGGTGGCGCAAAATTCACACGCAGTGAAATAGATGGTTTAACCGAAAAAGCGAGGGCTTCCGGCGCAAACGGCTTGGCCTATATTTTAATTAAAGACGGAAAGCCGGCGTCACCGATCGATAAATACTTGGGTGAAGATCTTACAAAAAAATTGATTGAAAAAGCTGGTGCCGTTGACGGTGATGGCTTATTCTTTGGGGCGGGTGAGTGGCTAAAAACGTGCAGTTCACTTGGGCAGGTAAGAATCGCCACTGCCGACTTGCTCGGTCTGAAAGATCCCAAAAAGGCCGCTTGGTGCTGGGTGGTGGATTTCCCGATGTACGAATTCAACAAGGAAGAAAACAAAATTGATTTTTCACATAACCCATTTTCGATGCCCCAAGGTGGGATGAAAGCATTAAACGAACAAGATCCGTTGAAAATCTTGGCGTACCAGTATGATTTTGTCTTGAACGGTTTTGAAATAAGCTCCGGCGCAATCCGAAACCACGAACCGGAAATTATGTACAAAGCGTTTGAAATCGCCGGTTACACTAAGGAAGAAGTTGAAAAACGTTTTGGTGGAATGATTTCGGCCTTTAAGTTTGGTGCACCACCACACGGTGGGTGCGCGCCCGGTATTGATCGCCTAATGATGGTTCTCTGGGATATGACAAGTATTCGCGATATTTATGCGTTCCCCAAGAACGGTAAGGCCCAAGACGCGATGATGAGCGCACCTTCGGAAGTTTCTGAAAAACAACTTAAGGAATTACATATCGCCGTTACACTTCCCAAAGCCAATGACAATTAA